One genomic window of Trichlorobacter lovleyi includes the following:
- the ychF gene encoding redox-regulated ATPase YchF: MGFNCGIVGLPNVGKSTIFNAITSAGAESANYPFCTIDPNVGIVQVPDPRIDQLSAIVKPQKCQFTTIEFVDIAGLVKGASAGEGLGNQFLGHIRSVDAVVHVVRCFDDDNVVHVAGKVSPADDIEIINTELALSDLDTLEKKVLRAEKLARSGDKKAKEEVALYERIKGLLEQGKKVRDCAENEDERIWLRDLHLLTAKPVLYVANVAEDDLEGKHPFVAQVREIAAAEGAGVVVICGKIEAEIAELDGDEKLAFLQEMGLQESGLDRLIRAGYDLLGLITYFTAGVKEVRAWTITRGTKAPQAAGVIHSDFEKGFIRAEVIGFEDYIACNGESGAKEKGLMRLEGKEYVVKDGDVMHFRFNV; the protein is encoded by the coding sequence ATGGGTTTCAATTGCGGCATCGTCGGCCTGCCAAACGTGGGCAAGTCCACTATCTTCAACGCCATCACTTCGGCAGGTGCTGAATCGGCTAACTATCCGTTCTGCACCATTGATCCCAATGTCGGTATCGTGCAGGTGCCGGACCCCCGGATCGATCAGCTTTCCGCGATTGTCAAACCCCAGAAGTGCCAGTTTACCACCATCGAATTCGTTGATATTGCCGGACTGGTCAAAGGGGCAAGCGCCGGTGAAGGGCTGGGTAACCAGTTTCTGGGTCATATCCGCTCCGTGGACGCGGTTGTCCATGTGGTGCGCTGCTTTGATGATGACAATGTCGTGCATGTGGCCGGCAAGGTCTCCCCTGCCGATGATATTGAGATCATTAACACCGAGCTGGCCCTGTCGGACCTGGATACCCTTGAAAAAAAGGTCCTGCGTGCAGAGAAGCTGGCCCGCAGCGGCGATAAGAAGGCCAAGGAAGAGGTGGCCCTGTATGAGCGGATCAAGGGGCTGCTGGAACAGGGTAAAAAGGTCCGTGACTGTGCAGAAAACGAGGATGAGCGGATCTGGCTGCGGGATCTGCACCTGCTGACTGCCAAACCGGTCCTGTATGTGGCCAACGTGGCAGAGGACGATCTGGAGGGGAAGCATCCCTTTGTGGCGCAGGTGCGTGAGATCGCTGCCGCCGAAGGTGCCGGTGTGGTGGTGATCTGCGGCAAGATCGAGGCAGAGATCGCCGAGCTGGATGGTGATGAGAAGCTTGCCTTTCTGCAGGAGATGGGGCTGCAGGAGTCAGGTCTGGATCGTCTGATCCGGGCCGGGTACGACCTGTTGGGCCTGATCACCTACTTCACCGCCGGGGTCAAAGAGGTCCGGGCCTGGACCATCACCAGAGGCACCAAGGCCCCCCAGGCCGCTGGAGTGATCCACTCCGATTTTGAAAAGGGCTTTATCCGGGCCGAGGTGATCGGCTTTGAGGATTACATCGCCTGCAACGGTGAATCAGGCGCCAAGGAAAAAGGGCTGATGCGGCTGGAAGGCAAAGAGTATGTCGTGAAAGACGGTGATGTGATGCACTTCCGTTTTAACGTCTAG
- the pth gene encoding aminoacyl-tRNA hydrolase translates to MDTIVIAGLGNPGSKYQWTRHNAGFLFLDRIAQLEGLSIVRKQFGGLTAEWERKGKRLVLLKPQTFMNLSGRSVMPALQFYKLKPDQLIVVHDEIDLPLGAARLKQGGGHGGQNGLRSIMELLGKGDFVRLRLGIGRPLHGDVTNHVLGVFTPPEMEIFARVLDGALDMLETALDEGVPKAMSLFNNKSYLEG, encoded by the coding sequence ATGGATACGATCGTAATTGCAGGGCTGGGTAACCCCGGCTCAAAGTATCAATGGACCCGCCACAACGCGGGTTTTCTGTTTCTGGACAGGATCGCCCAGCTGGAAGGGTTGTCGATTGTCCGGAAACAGTTTGGTGGCCTGACTGCCGAGTGGGAACGTAAGGGGAAGCGGCTGGTGCTGCTCAAGCCGCAGACCTTTATGAACCTCTCCGGCCGTTCGGTCATGCCTGCGCTGCAGTTCTACAAGCTCAAACCTGATCAGTTGATTGTGGTGCATGATGAGATTGACCTGCCGCTGGGGGCTGCCCGCCTGAAGCAGGGGGGAGGGCATGGCGGCCAGAACGGTCTGCGCTCCATCATGGAGCTGCTGGGCAAAGGTGATTTTGTGCGTCTGCGTCTCGGCATCGGGCGGCCGCTGCATGGTGACGTGACCAACCATGTGCTGGGCGTCTTCACGCCTCCGGAGATGGAGATCTTTGCCAGGGTGCTGGACGGCGCCCTGGATATGCTGGAAACCGCCCTTGATGAAGGGGTTCCCAAGGCGATGAGCCTTTTTAACAACAAGTCTTACCTGGAAGGATAA
- a CDS encoding desulfoferrodoxin — translation MPKRLEVYKCQHCGNIIEVLIGGGANIVCCGENMQLQSENTVDAAKEKHVPVIVKGDGTITVKVGEVSHPMEEKHYIQWIELIADGKVYTQFLEPGQAPEATFCVTATTVTAREYCNLHGQWKAEA, via the coding sequence ATGCCTAAGCGTCTTGAAGTTTACAAGTGTCAACATTGCGGTAACATCATCGAAGTACTGATCGGTGGCGGCGCCAACATCGTCTGCTGCGGCGAAAATATGCAGCTGCAGTCCGAAAATACCGTTGATGCTGCCAAGGAAAAGCATGTACCGGTCATCGTCAAGGGCGACGGCACCATCACCGTCAAGGTCGGTGAGGTTTCCCACCCGATGGAAGAGAAGCACTACATTCAATGGATTGAACTGATTGCCGACGGCAAGGTCTACACCCAGTTCCTTGAGCCGGGTCAGGCCCCCGAGGCCACCTTCTGCGTTACCGCCACCACTGTGACCGCCCGCGAATACTGCAATCTGCACGGTCAGTGGAAAGCAGAAGCATAA
- a CDS encoding 50S ribosomal protein L25 → MQQTQMKIETRSSTGKGISRKLRAAGRIPGIVYGRGMEPVAISLEPKALSAAIAGEGGLNNLITLEGGGDLDKVVVIVAEIQRDAIKRTPEHVDLHRVNMSEKVRVNVPVSLVGTAAGVKEGGLLDFAHHSLHIECLPGQIPEHIEIDIADLKIGHAIHVSEISFPAGVKCVDNPKTPVVGVLGKAKDEAAAEA, encoded by the coding sequence ATGCAACAGACCCAAATGAAGATTGAAACCCGTAGCAGCACTGGCAAAGGCATCAGCCGCAAACTGCGTGCTGCCGGACGCATTCCCGGTATTGTCTATGGACGCGGTATGGAGCCGGTGGCAATCAGCCTGGAGCCCAAGGCCCTGAGTGCTGCCATTGCCGGTGAAGGCGGCCTGAACAACCTGATCACCCTTGAGGGTGGCGGCGACCTGGACAAGGTGGTTGTGATTGTGGCTGAGATTCAGCGTGATGCCATCAAGCGTACCCCTGAGCATGTCGACCTGCACCGGGTTAACATGAGCGAGAAGGTACGGGTGAACGTTCCGGTCAGCCTGGTCGGCACTGCTGCCGGTGTCAAGGAAGGCGGCCTGCTGGATTTTGCCCACCACAGCCTGCATATTGAATGTCTGCCGGGCCAGATCCCTGAGCATATCGAGATCGATATCGCCGACCTCAAGATCGGTCACGCCATCCACGTTTCTGAAATCAGCTTCCCGGCCGGTGTGAAGTGTGTCGACAACCCCAAGACCCCGGTTGTCGGTGTGCTTGGCAAGGCCAAGGACGAGGCTGCAGCAGAGGCCTGA